In Centropristis striata isolate RG_2023a ecotype Rhode Island chromosome 5, C.striata_1.0, whole genome shotgun sequence, a single genomic region encodes these proteins:
- the trim33 gene encoding E3 ubiquitin-protein ligase TRIM33 isoform X2, producing MADNKGEEDMESSANSNSVPSAQDNEQPETKEEIAVIVIEANTKGVEETESHDNANEAPTPTSEGGDVSNGGAAGAGGEANGSASNAVSPAGTSSTNAEPAAAETPATGDVPAGGLTTEMSPPPTAPAATPAPAPINFLDTCAVCKQSLQSRDCEPKLLPCLHSFCLKCIPQPDRQISMQVPGPHGQTDTHIVNVMRCSVCHQDYKQSDIIDNYFVKDTTEATSTADEKAAQVCTSCEDNAGTIGFCVECGEWLCKTCVEAHQRVKITKDHKIHTKEDAGAASESVGTSGQRPVFCPIHKQEPLKLFCETCDTLTCRDCQLLEHKEHRYQFLEEAFQNQKGIIESSVAKLQEKKNYVHYSVSQVQTRLKELNETHRKVEHEIKIAVFTLINEINKKGKSLLQQLESVTKERSMRLVAQHKDTTQLAQQIHHVLNFCQWAITTGSSTALLYSKRLILFQLRQLFKARLEPAPQANGVVRFFCDPTFWAKNVVNLGNLVIEKPPPSAQPPGVLVGGPPVSPGQGHHGKHPGQINLAQLRLQHMQQAAYAQQKQQQQQHQQQHQQQIQQQMRIASQMSQQHARQAGPPMGQQQPPRLISMQQLPRGPGGMNGGPGPPMYPASHHMRLPGPPQGRMPTAQPRHNGQQYPAMMQPQLQRQMSLESEMSHQRFRFLLQSGHSNPGHAGPFPVASLHNANPTSPTSASMAGAHAHRGPASPIIGPIELIPSVTNPENLPCLPEIPPIQLEDAGSSNLGHLLSRYITASTQHHLGSVDMNPSPGLSTHSPGSSGLSNAHTPARPSSTSSTGSRGSCSSAGRAGPGGGAAVEQVRVKQEPGTEDSYSCPASSLKTERGTDAGRSACMMSSPENSPHPVLGVVSAGQDALKALGERIKTEPQSETPCSGLNGSSATSSSSVTTMTSSTSLSSKDGSGSSAGAPLTNGNLDKGTGTSAGTGNSGGKEDDPNEDWCAVCINGGDLLCCDRCPRVFHMKCHVPTIKIFPTGDFLCTFCRSVTAPEIEYCDDSKKIKGEQGLSPEDQRKCERLLLHIFCHELSVGFREPVPSSVPNYYKIIKQPMDLKKVKKKLQLRSSQHYQSIQELVSDIRLVFKNCANYNEAGSEMAISGKAVSLCFEEKLQEIFPGQSFPETPETAETPEAKEKEKEADDTDDSDEDFVQPRRKRLKTDEKVVHIK from the exons GAAAGAGGAAATTGCGGTAATAGTTATAGAAGCGAATACAAAGGGCGTTGAAGAAACAGAGTCCCATGATAACGCTAACGAGGCACCTACACCCACCAGCGAAGGTGGAGACGTTAGCAACGGCGGGGCTGCTGGAGCGGGAGGGGAAGCCAATGGTAGCGCTAGCAACGCCGTCAGCCCGGCTGGGACCAGCAGCACCAATGCAGAGCCAGCGGCGGCTGAAACACCAGCCACCGGAGATGTTCCCGCTGGCGGGCTAACCACTGAAATGTCCCCTCCTCCTACGGCTCCAGCCGCAACGCCGGCACCCGCTCCTATTAATTTTTTGGATACGTGCGCAGTATGTAAACAAAGTCTTCAGAGCCGAGACTGTGAACCAAAACTCCTGCCTTGCCTGCATTCTTTCTGCCTAAAATGTATCCCACAACCAGATAGACAGATAAGCATGCAGGTGCCTGGACCGCACGGCCAGACGGACACACACATAG tAAATGTTATGCGCTGCTCCGTGTGCCACCAAGACTACAAACAGAGTGACATCATTGACAACTATTTTGTCAAAGATACCACAGAGGCCACCAGCACGGCGGATGAAAAGGCAGCACAG GTGTGCACAAGCTGCGAGGACAACGCAGGAACCATAGGCTTTTGTGTGGAGTGTGGAGAATGGCTATGTAAGACTTGCGTGGAGGCCCACCAGAGGGTCAAAATTACAAAGGACCACAAGATCCACACAAAGGAGGATGCTGGCGCTGCCTCCG AGTCTGTCGGTACGTCAGGACAGAGGCCCGTTTTCTGTCCGATCCACAAGCAGGAGCCCCTAAAGCTTTTCTGTGAGACCTGTGACACTTTGACCTGTAGGGATTGTCAGCTGCTGGAGCACAAGGAACACAG GTACCAGTTCTTAGAGGAAGCTTTTCAGAACCAGAAAGGCATCATTGAGAGCAGCGTGGCCAAACTCCAGGAAAAGAAGAATTATGTCCATTACTCTGTCTCTCAGGTGCAAACCAG gTTAAAAGAGCTGAATGAGACACACAGGAAGGTGGAGCATGAGATCAAAATTGCAGTATTTACTCTTATTAATGAGATCAACAAGAAGGGCAAGTCCTTGCTGCAGCAGTTGGAG AGTGTGACCAAAGAGCGCAGTATGAGGCTTGTGGCTCAGCATAAGGATACCACTCAGTTGGCTCAACAGATCCACCATGTGCTCAACTTTTGCCAGTGGGCCATCACTACTGGCAGCAGCACTGCGCTGCTCTACAGCAAAAGGCTG ATCCTGTTCCAGCTTCGCCAGCTCTTCAAGGCAAGACTGGAGCCAGCGCCCCAGGCCAATGGAGTCGTGCGCTTCTTCTGTGATCCAACCTTTTGGGCCAAAAATGTGGTCAATCTAG GTAATTTGGTAATCGAGAAGCCACCTCCATCTGCACAACCGCCCGGTGTGTTGGTAGGAGGGCCCCCTGTTTCTCCGGGCCAGGGTCACCATGGTAAACACCCAGGACAGATCAACCTGGCCCAGCTCCGGTTGCAGCACATGCAGCAGGCGGCCTATGcacagcagaagcagcagcagcaacagcaccagcagcagcaccagcagcagatCCAGCAGCAGATGCGCATCGCCTCCCAAATGTCCCAGCAGCACGCCAGACAGGCAGGTCCACCCATGGGTCAGCAGCAG CCTCCAAGGCTCATCAGTATGCAGCAGCTACCGAGAGGGCCTGGGGGCATGAATGGGGGGCCAGGTCCCCCCATGTACCCTGCTTCCCATCACATGCGTCTCCCGGGGCCACCGCAGGGACGAATGCCCACGGCTCAACCGAGACATAATGGACAGCAGTATCCCGCCATGATGCAGCCTCAGCTACAGAGACAG ATGTCTTTAGAATCTGAGATGAGCCACCAAAGGTTTCGTTTCTTACTACAATCAGGG CATTCCAACCCAGGGCATGCAGGCCCTTTCCCGGTGGCATCCCTACATAATGCCAACCCCACAAGTCCCACCAGTGCCAGTATGGCAGGTGCCCATGCTCACCGTGGGCCCGCTAGCCCAATCATAGGTCCCATCGAGCTCATCCCCTCCGTCACTAATCCAGAAAACCTGCCCTGTCTACCTGAGATCCCGCCCATTCAG CTGGAGGATGCAGGTTCCAGCAACCTTGGACACCTCCTGTCTCGCTACATCACGGCCAGCACGCAGCATCACCTCGGCTCAGTGGACATGAATCCCTCACCTGGACTGTCCACACACTCTCCTGGATCATCAG GTCTGTCGAATGCCCACACACCAGCACGTCCTTCTAGCACGTCAAGCACAGGCAGTAGAGGCAG ctgTAGCTCCGCAGGGAGGGCAGGGCCAGGAGGTGGAGCTGCAGTGGAGCAGGTGAGGGTGAAGCAGGAGCCAGGTACGGAGGACAGCTACAGCTGTCCAGCTTCTTCTCTAAAGACAGAACGGGGCACAGATGCTGGGAGGAGTGCCTGCATG ATGAGCAGTCCAGAGAACAGCCCCCATCCTGTATTGGGAGTTGTATCGGCTGGCCAAGATGCTCTCAAAGCTTTAGGGGAGCGCATCAAAACTGAACCCCAATCCGAAACACCTTGTTCTGGACTAAATGGCTCCAGTGCCACCTCGTCTTCTTCCGTTACCACAATGACCTCATCTACCTCGTTATCCTCCAAGGACGGCAGTGGCAGCTCGGCAGGCGCTCCACTCACTAACGGAAACTTGGACAAGGGTACAGGGACGTCGGCTGGAACAGGCAACTCCGGTGGGAAAGAAGATGACCCCAATGAAGACTGGTGTGCTGTTTGTATCAACGGCGGTGACCTGCTGTGCTGTGACCGCTGCCCCAGAGTATTCCATATGAAATGCCACGTACCCACCATAAAAATCTTCCCAAC GGGGGattttctctgcacattttgccGGAGTGTAACCGCCCCCGAGATAGAGTACTGTGACGACAGCAAGAAAATCAAAGGAGAGCAAGGCCTGAGTCCTGAGGACCAAAGG aaATGTGAACGCCTCCTGCTGCACATCTTCTGTCATGAGCTCAGCGTGGGCTTCAGAGAACCTGTTCCTAGCTCT GTGCCGAATTACTACAAGATCATCAAGCAGCCAATGGACCtgaagaaggtgaagaagaagcTGCAGTTACGGAGCTCCCAGCACTACCAGTCCATCCAGGAGTTGGTGTCGGATATCCGCCTGGTCTTCAAAAACTGTGCAAATTACAATGAG
- the trim33 gene encoding E3 ubiquitin-protein ligase TRIM33 isoform X1 → MADNKGEEDMESSANSNSVPSAQDNEQPETKEEIAVIVIEANTKGVEETESHDNANEAPTPTSEGGDVSNGGAAGAGGEANGSASNAVSPAGTSSTNAEPAAAETPATGDVPAGGLTTEMSPPPTAPAATPAPAPINFLDTCAVCKQSLQSRDCEPKLLPCLHSFCLKCIPQPDRQISMQVPGPHGQTDTHIVNVMRCSVCHQDYKQSDIIDNYFVKDTTEATSTADEKAAQVCTSCEDNAGTIGFCVECGEWLCKTCVEAHQRVKITKDHKIHTKEDAGAASESVGTSGQRPVFCPIHKQEPLKLFCETCDTLTCRDCQLLEHKEHRYQFLEEAFQNQKGIIESSVAKLQEKKNYVHYSVSQVQTRLKELNETHRKVEHEIKIAVFTLINEINKKGKSLLQQLESVTKERSMRLVAQHKDTTQLAQQIHHVLNFCQWAITTGSSTALLYSKRLILFQLRQLFKARLEPAPQANGVVRFFCDPTFWAKNVVNLGNLVIEKPPPSAQPPGVLVGGPPVSPGQGHHGKHPGQINLAQLRLQHMQQAAYAQQKQQQQQHQQQHQQQIQQQMRIASQMSQQHARQAGPPMGQQQPPRLISMQQLPRGPGGMNGGPGPPMYPASHHMRLPGPPQGRMPTAQPRHNGQQYPAMMQPQLQRQMSLESEMSHQRFRFLLQSGHSNPGHAGPFPVASLHNANPTSPTSASMAGAHAHRGPASPIIGPIELIPSVTNPENLPCLPEIPPIQLEDAGSSNLGHLLSRYITASTQHHLGSVDMNPSPGLSTHSPGSSGLSNAHTPARPSSTSSTGSRGSCSSAGRAGPGGGAAVEQVRVKQEPGTEDSYSCPASSLKTERGTDAGRSACMMSSPENSPHPVLGVVSAGQDALKALGERIKTEPQSETPCSGLNGSSATSSSSVTTMTSSTSLSSKDGSGSSAGAPLTNGNLDKGTGTSAGTGNSGGKEDDPNEDWCAVCINGGDLLCCDRCPRVFHMKCHVPTIKIFPTGDFLCTFCRSVTAPEIEYCDDSKKIKGEQGLSPEDQRKCERLLLHIFCHELSVGFREPVPSSVPNYYKIIKQPMDLKKVKKKLQLRSSQHYQSIQELVSDIRLVFKNCANYNEMSRIIQVYDEEKQINTQAGSEMAISGKAVSLCFEEKLQEIFPGQSFPETPETAETPEAKEKEKEADDTDDSDEDFVQPRRKRLKTDEKVVHIK, encoded by the exons GAAAGAGGAAATTGCGGTAATAGTTATAGAAGCGAATACAAAGGGCGTTGAAGAAACAGAGTCCCATGATAACGCTAACGAGGCACCTACACCCACCAGCGAAGGTGGAGACGTTAGCAACGGCGGGGCTGCTGGAGCGGGAGGGGAAGCCAATGGTAGCGCTAGCAACGCCGTCAGCCCGGCTGGGACCAGCAGCACCAATGCAGAGCCAGCGGCGGCTGAAACACCAGCCACCGGAGATGTTCCCGCTGGCGGGCTAACCACTGAAATGTCCCCTCCTCCTACGGCTCCAGCCGCAACGCCGGCACCCGCTCCTATTAATTTTTTGGATACGTGCGCAGTATGTAAACAAAGTCTTCAGAGCCGAGACTGTGAACCAAAACTCCTGCCTTGCCTGCATTCTTTCTGCCTAAAATGTATCCCACAACCAGATAGACAGATAAGCATGCAGGTGCCTGGACCGCACGGCCAGACGGACACACACATAG tAAATGTTATGCGCTGCTCCGTGTGCCACCAAGACTACAAACAGAGTGACATCATTGACAACTATTTTGTCAAAGATACCACAGAGGCCACCAGCACGGCGGATGAAAAGGCAGCACAG GTGTGCACAAGCTGCGAGGACAACGCAGGAACCATAGGCTTTTGTGTGGAGTGTGGAGAATGGCTATGTAAGACTTGCGTGGAGGCCCACCAGAGGGTCAAAATTACAAAGGACCACAAGATCCACACAAAGGAGGATGCTGGCGCTGCCTCCG AGTCTGTCGGTACGTCAGGACAGAGGCCCGTTTTCTGTCCGATCCACAAGCAGGAGCCCCTAAAGCTTTTCTGTGAGACCTGTGACACTTTGACCTGTAGGGATTGTCAGCTGCTGGAGCACAAGGAACACAG GTACCAGTTCTTAGAGGAAGCTTTTCAGAACCAGAAAGGCATCATTGAGAGCAGCGTGGCCAAACTCCAGGAAAAGAAGAATTATGTCCATTACTCTGTCTCTCAGGTGCAAACCAG gTTAAAAGAGCTGAATGAGACACACAGGAAGGTGGAGCATGAGATCAAAATTGCAGTATTTACTCTTATTAATGAGATCAACAAGAAGGGCAAGTCCTTGCTGCAGCAGTTGGAG AGTGTGACCAAAGAGCGCAGTATGAGGCTTGTGGCTCAGCATAAGGATACCACTCAGTTGGCTCAACAGATCCACCATGTGCTCAACTTTTGCCAGTGGGCCATCACTACTGGCAGCAGCACTGCGCTGCTCTACAGCAAAAGGCTG ATCCTGTTCCAGCTTCGCCAGCTCTTCAAGGCAAGACTGGAGCCAGCGCCCCAGGCCAATGGAGTCGTGCGCTTCTTCTGTGATCCAACCTTTTGGGCCAAAAATGTGGTCAATCTAG GTAATTTGGTAATCGAGAAGCCACCTCCATCTGCACAACCGCCCGGTGTGTTGGTAGGAGGGCCCCCTGTTTCTCCGGGCCAGGGTCACCATGGTAAACACCCAGGACAGATCAACCTGGCCCAGCTCCGGTTGCAGCACATGCAGCAGGCGGCCTATGcacagcagaagcagcagcagcaacagcaccagcagcagcaccagcagcagatCCAGCAGCAGATGCGCATCGCCTCCCAAATGTCCCAGCAGCACGCCAGACAGGCAGGTCCACCCATGGGTCAGCAGCAG CCTCCAAGGCTCATCAGTATGCAGCAGCTACCGAGAGGGCCTGGGGGCATGAATGGGGGGCCAGGTCCCCCCATGTACCCTGCTTCCCATCACATGCGTCTCCCGGGGCCACCGCAGGGACGAATGCCCACGGCTCAACCGAGACATAATGGACAGCAGTATCCCGCCATGATGCAGCCTCAGCTACAGAGACAG ATGTCTTTAGAATCTGAGATGAGCCACCAAAGGTTTCGTTTCTTACTACAATCAGGG CATTCCAACCCAGGGCATGCAGGCCCTTTCCCGGTGGCATCCCTACATAATGCCAACCCCACAAGTCCCACCAGTGCCAGTATGGCAGGTGCCCATGCTCACCGTGGGCCCGCTAGCCCAATCATAGGTCCCATCGAGCTCATCCCCTCCGTCACTAATCCAGAAAACCTGCCCTGTCTACCTGAGATCCCGCCCATTCAG CTGGAGGATGCAGGTTCCAGCAACCTTGGACACCTCCTGTCTCGCTACATCACGGCCAGCACGCAGCATCACCTCGGCTCAGTGGACATGAATCCCTCACCTGGACTGTCCACACACTCTCCTGGATCATCAG GTCTGTCGAATGCCCACACACCAGCACGTCCTTCTAGCACGTCAAGCACAGGCAGTAGAGGCAG ctgTAGCTCCGCAGGGAGGGCAGGGCCAGGAGGTGGAGCTGCAGTGGAGCAGGTGAGGGTGAAGCAGGAGCCAGGTACGGAGGACAGCTACAGCTGTCCAGCTTCTTCTCTAAAGACAGAACGGGGCACAGATGCTGGGAGGAGTGCCTGCATG ATGAGCAGTCCAGAGAACAGCCCCCATCCTGTATTGGGAGTTGTATCGGCTGGCCAAGATGCTCTCAAAGCTTTAGGGGAGCGCATCAAAACTGAACCCCAATCCGAAACACCTTGTTCTGGACTAAATGGCTCCAGTGCCACCTCGTCTTCTTCCGTTACCACAATGACCTCATCTACCTCGTTATCCTCCAAGGACGGCAGTGGCAGCTCGGCAGGCGCTCCACTCACTAACGGAAACTTGGACAAGGGTACAGGGACGTCGGCTGGAACAGGCAACTCCGGTGGGAAAGAAGATGACCCCAATGAAGACTGGTGTGCTGTTTGTATCAACGGCGGTGACCTGCTGTGCTGTGACCGCTGCCCCAGAGTATTCCATATGAAATGCCACGTACCCACCATAAAAATCTTCCCAAC GGGGGattttctctgcacattttgccGGAGTGTAACCGCCCCCGAGATAGAGTACTGTGACGACAGCAAGAAAATCAAAGGAGAGCAAGGCCTGAGTCCTGAGGACCAAAGG aaATGTGAACGCCTCCTGCTGCACATCTTCTGTCATGAGCTCAGCGTGGGCTTCAGAGAACCTGTTCCTAGCTCT GTGCCGAATTACTACAAGATCATCAAGCAGCCAATGGACCtgaagaaggtgaagaagaagcTGCAGTTACGGAGCTCCCAGCACTACCAGTCCATCCAGGAGTTGGTGTCGGATATCCGCCTGGTCTTCAAAAACTGTGCAAATTACAATGAG ATGTCTCGAATAATCCAGGTTTATGATGAGGAGAAACAGATTAATACGCAG
- the trim33 gene encoding E3 ubiquitin-protein ligase TRIM33 isoform X3, whose protein sequence is MADNKGEEDMESSANSNSVPSAQDNEQPETKEEIAVIVIEANTKGVEETESHDNANEAPTPTSEGGDVSNGGAAGAGGEANGSASNAVSPAGTSSTNAEPAAAETPATGDVPAGGLTTEMSPPPTAPAATPAPAPINFLDTCAVCKQSLQSRDCEPKLLPCLHSFCLKCIPQPDRQISMQVPGPHGQTDTHIVNVMRCSVCHQDYKQSDIIDNYFVKDTTEATSTADEKAAQVCTSCEDNAGTIGFCVECGEWLCKTCVEAHQRVKITKDHKIHTKEDAGAASESVGTSGQRPVFCPIHKQEPLKLFCETCDTLTCRDCQLLEHKEHRYQFLEEAFQNQKGIIESSVAKLQEKKNYVHYSVSQVQTRLKELNETHRKVEHEIKIAVFTLINEINKKGKSLLQQLESVTKERSMRLVAQHKDTTQLAQQIHHVLNFCQWAITTGSSTALLYSKRLILFQLRQLFKARLEPAPQANGVVRFFCDPTFWAKNVVNLGNLVIEKPPPSAQPPGVLVGGPPVSPGQGHHGKHPGQINLAQLRLQHMQQAAYAQQKQQQQQHQQQHQQQIQQQMRIASQMSQQHARQAGPPMGQQQPPRLISMQQLPRGPGGMNGGPGPPMYPASHHMRLPGPPQGRMPTAQPRHNGQQYPAMMQPQLQRQHSNPGHAGPFPVASLHNANPTSPTSASMAGAHAHRGPASPIIGPIELIPSVTNPENLPCLPEIPPIQLEDAGSSNLGHLLSRYITASTQHHLGSVDMNPSPGLSTHSPGSSGLSNAHTPARPSSTSSTGSRGSCSSAGRAGPGGGAAVEQVRVKQEPGTEDSYSCPASSLKTERGTDAGRSACMMSSPENSPHPVLGVVSAGQDALKALGERIKTEPQSETPCSGLNGSSATSSSSVTTMTSSTSLSSKDGSGSSAGAPLTNGNLDKGTGTSAGTGNSGGKEDDPNEDWCAVCINGGDLLCCDRCPRVFHMKCHVPTIKIFPTGDFLCTFCRSVTAPEIEYCDDSKKIKGEQGLSPEDQRKCERLLLHIFCHELSVGFREPVPSSVPNYYKIIKQPMDLKKVKKKLQLRSSQHYQSIQELVSDIRLVFKNCANYNEMSRIIQVYDEEKQINTQAGSEMAISGKAVSLCFEEKLQEIFPGQSFPETPETAETPEAKEKEKEADDTDDSDEDFVQPRRKRLKTDEKVVHIK, encoded by the exons GAAAGAGGAAATTGCGGTAATAGTTATAGAAGCGAATACAAAGGGCGTTGAAGAAACAGAGTCCCATGATAACGCTAACGAGGCACCTACACCCACCAGCGAAGGTGGAGACGTTAGCAACGGCGGGGCTGCTGGAGCGGGAGGGGAAGCCAATGGTAGCGCTAGCAACGCCGTCAGCCCGGCTGGGACCAGCAGCACCAATGCAGAGCCAGCGGCGGCTGAAACACCAGCCACCGGAGATGTTCCCGCTGGCGGGCTAACCACTGAAATGTCCCCTCCTCCTACGGCTCCAGCCGCAACGCCGGCACCCGCTCCTATTAATTTTTTGGATACGTGCGCAGTATGTAAACAAAGTCTTCAGAGCCGAGACTGTGAACCAAAACTCCTGCCTTGCCTGCATTCTTTCTGCCTAAAATGTATCCCACAACCAGATAGACAGATAAGCATGCAGGTGCCTGGACCGCACGGCCAGACGGACACACACATAG tAAATGTTATGCGCTGCTCCGTGTGCCACCAAGACTACAAACAGAGTGACATCATTGACAACTATTTTGTCAAAGATACCACAGAGGCCACCAGCACGGCGGATGAAAAGGCAGCACAG GTGTGCACAAGCTGCGAGGACAACGCAGGAACCATAGGCTTTTGTGTGGAGTGTGGAGAATGGCTATGTAAGACTTGCGTGGAGGCCCACCAGAGGGTCAAAATTACAAAGGACCACAAGATCCACACAAAGGAGGATGCTGGCGCTGCCTCCG AGTCTGTCGGTACGTCAGGACAGAGGCCCGTTTTCTGTCCGATCCACAAGCAGGAGCCCCTAAAGCTTTTCTGTGAGACCTGTGACACTTTGACCTGTAGGGATTGTCAGCTGCTGGAGCACAAGGAACACAG GTACCAGTTCTTAGAGGAAGCTTTTCAGAACCAGAAAGGCATCATTGAGAGCAGCGTGGCCAAACTCCAGGAAAAGAAGAATTATGTCCATTACTCTGTCTCTCAGGTGCAAACCAG gTTAAAAGAGCTGAATGAGACACACAGGAAGGTGGAGCATGAGATCAAAATTGCAGTATTTACTCTTATTAATGAGATCAACAAGAAGGGCAAGTCCTTGCTGCAGCAGTTGGAG AGTGTGACCAAAGAGCGCAGTATGAGGCTTGTGGCTCAGCATAAGGATACCACTCAGTTGGCTCAACAGATCCACCATGTGCTCAACTTTTGCCAGTGGGCCATCACTACTGGCAGCAGCACTGCGCTGCTCTACAGCAAAAGGCTG ATCCTGTTCCAGCTTCGCCAGCTCTTCAAGGCAAGACTGGAGCCAGCGCCCCAGGCCAATGGAGTCGTGCGCTTCTTCTGTGATCCAACCTTTTGGGCCAAAAATGTGGTCAATCTAG GTAATTTGGTAATCGAGAAGCCACCTCCATCTGCACAACCGCCCGGTGTGTTGGTAGGAGGGCCCCCTGTTTCTCCGGGCCAGGGTCACCATGGTAAACACCCAGGACAGATCAACCTGGCCCAGCTCCGGTTGCAGCACATGCAGCAGGCGGCCTATGcacagcagaagcagcagcagcaacagcaccagcagcagcaccagcagcagatCCAGCAGCAGATGCGCATCGCCTCCCAAATGTCCCAGCAGCACGCCAGACAGGCAGGTCCACCCATGGGTCAGCAGCAG CCTCCAAGGCTCATCAGTATGCAGCAGCTACCGAGAGGGCCTGGGGGCATGAATGGGGGGCCAGGTCCCCCCATGTACCCTGCTTCCCATCACATGCGTCTCCCGGGGCCACCGCAGGGACGAATGCCCACGGCTCAACCGAGACATAATGGACAGCAGTATCCCGCCATGATGCAGCCTCAGCTACAGAGACAG CATTCCAACCCAGGGCATGCAGGCCCTTTCCCGGTGGCATCCCTACATAATGCCAACCCCACAAGTCCCACCAGTGCCAGTATGGCAGGTGCCCATGCTCACCGTGGGCCCGCTAGCCCAATCATAGGTCCCATCGAGCTCATCCCCTCCGTCACTAATCCAGAAAACCTGCCCTGTCTACCTGAGATCCCGCCCATTCAG CTGGAGGATGCAGGTTCCAGCAACCTTGGACACCTCCTGTCTCGCTACATCACGGCCAGCACGCAGCATCACCTCGGCTCAGTGGACATGAATCCCTCACCTGGACTGTCCACACACTCTCCTGGATCATCAG GTCTGTCGAATGCCCACACACCAGCACGTCCTTCTAGCACGTCAAGCACAGGCAGTAGAGGCAG ctgTAGCTCCGCAGGGAGGGCAGGGCCAGGAGGTGGAGCTGCAGTGGAGCAGGTGAGGGTGAAGCAGGAGCCAGGTACGGAGGACAGCTACAGCTGTCCAGCTTCTTCTCTAAAGACAGAACGGGGCACAGATGCTGGGAGGAGTGCCTGCATG ATGAGCAGTCCAGAGAACAGCCCCCATCCTGTATTGGGAGTTGTATCGGCTGGCCAAGATGCTCTCAAAGCTTTAGGGGAGCGCATCAAAACTGAACCCCAATCCGAAACACCTTGTTCTGGACTAAATGGCTCCAGTGCCACCTCGTCTTCTTCCGTTACCACAATGACCTCATCTACCTCGTTATCCTCCAAGGACGGCAGTGGCAGCTCGGCAGGCGCTCCACTCACTAACGGAAACTTGGACAAGGGTACAGGGACGTCGGCTGGAACAGGCAACTCCGGTGGGAAAGAAGATGACCCCAATGAAGACTGGTGTGCTGTTTGTATCAACGGCGGTGACCTGCTGTGCTGTGACCGCTGCCCCAGAGTATTCCATATGAAATGCCACGTACCCACCATAAAAATCTTCCCAAC GGGGGattttctctgcacattttgccGGAGTGTAACCGCCCCCGAGATAGAGTACTGTGACGACAGCAAGAAAATCAAAGGAGAGCAAGGCCTGAGTCCTGAGGACCAAAGG aaATGTGAACGCCTCCTGCTGCACATCTTCTGTCATGAGCTCAGCGTGGGCTTCAGAGAACCTGTTCCTAGCTCT GTGCCGAATTACTACAAGATCATCAAGCAGCCAATGGACCtgaagaaggtgaagaagaagcTGCAGTTACGGAGCTCCCAGCACTACCAGTCCATCCAGGAGTTGGTGTCGGATATCCGCCTGGTCTTCAAAAACTGTGCAAATTACAATGAG ATGTCTCGAATAATCCAGGTTTATGATGAGGAGAAACAGATTAATACGCAG